A genome region from Sphingobacteriaceae bacterium GW460-11-11-14-LB5 includes the following:
- a CDS encoding cyclic nucleotide-binding protein, protein MYSALYNHINRFIDLSNDEQDILASFLKSFSVKKKAFLLEEGQTCRANYFVVKGCLRLYFIDIKGAEQTTQFAIENWWITDLTSFLFQEQSEFYIQAAESTEVIAIENHHYDEMFHKLPKLERYFRLILQKNHQASQRRIKFLYSQTAEERYRHFNRLFPEFVQRVPQYMLASYLGFTPEFLSKIRAKK, encoded by the coding sequence ATGTATAGTGCACTTTATAACCACATCAATAGATTTATAGATTTGAGTAACGATGAGCAGGACATTCTTGCCTCGTTTCTCAAATCTTTTTCCGTTAAAAAGAAGGCTTTTTTATTAGAGGAAGGACAAACCTGCAGGGCAAATTATTTTGTGGTAAAAGGCTGCTTAAGGCTTTATTTCATTGATATCAAGGGTGCGGAGCAAACCACCCAATTTGCGATAGAAAACTGGTGGATTACCGATTTAACCAGCTTTCTGTTTCAGGAGCAATCTGAATTTTATATCCAGGCAGCAGAAAGCACTGAAGTGATTGCCATTGAAAATCACCACTATGATGAAATGTTCCACAAATTACCCAAGCTGGAGCGTTATTTTAGATTGATCCTGCAAAAAAACCATCAGGCATCGCAAAGAAGGATAAAATTCCTCTACAGCCAAACCGCTGAAGAAAGATACCGCCATTTTAATCGTTTATTTCCAGAATTTGTACAACGTGTGCCACAGTATATGCTGGCTTCTTATCTCGGCTTTACCCCAGAATTTTTAAGCAAAATCAGAGCGAAGAAATAA